The Paralichthys olivaceus isolate ysfri-2021 chromosome 9, ASM2471397v2, whole genome shotgun sequence genome contains a region encoding:
- the LOC138411458 gene encoding protein Daple-like isoform X1 has protein sequence MDTVACGPMQVQKEIDDLIKAIAKVQAKLATNYQMIKSSEARCRTLTANMHYKTVKADQCWSRAEALEKNALKEEVEVLKRERSSLQDELKRKDELIIDVVESRQARIRDQVELMVKLASKEYELKSTEARCAALEANLAEAQKTWCRNLEALEKDNLDLKEKVHLLKSAQSQLELVITKTEKRQAQTKQSNQSDSMPEVNLNKELQSTKYEREDTPEKSEGNQELAQIEEKCSSEVEHPQAGEDCSSEVEPPKARAQCSGEVEPPQAGEDCSGEVEPPKARAQCSGEVEPPQAGEDCRGEEEPPQTGKDCNSEVEPPKARAQCSGEVELPQAGEDCRGEEEPPQAGKDCNSEVEPPQARAQCSGEVELPQIEQECRPEKGAAVRWSSLIKKQTAAVRLSRLRQKQTAAVRLSRLMPKESAAVKLSHFRTVKSAASGQRRVQLLRPAQAEHDCSSEEELPQAGAECSREMELPQTEAECSVEVEPPQAAEECSGEVERPHAGEDHCAVVERPQSGEGCSGEVEQPQARDYCSGEVELPQIKQECGPEKSAAVRWSSLRPKQHAAVRRTHLRQEKSAAVRWSRLRPQPSAALRWSRLRLEPTSQLRWSHLRPRQHAAVRLSHLRQEHSVAVSRSCLGLKQSAAVRWSCLRLKQSVALRLSRLRQQKSAVVRWSFKSQKIAAVRWSRLRQQKSAEERWSRLRPEKSAAVRWSHLSPREVAAVRWSRLSPREVAVVRWSCLRPNQSAAVKWSCLRPNRSAAVKWSSLRLKQSAAVRWSCLRVTK, from the exons ATGGACACTGTG gctTGTGGACCAATGCAGGTCCAGAAGGAAATTGATGACCTTATTAAAGCCATAGCTAAGGTTCAGGCCAAGCTGGCTACAAACTACCAGATGATCAAGAGCAGTGAGGCCAGATGTAGAACTCTGACGGCAAATATGCACTACAAGACAGTTAAGGCTGATCAATGCTGGAGCAGGGCAGAGGCTCTGGAAAAAAAtgctctgaaggaggaggtggaagttttaaaaagagagaggagctcGCTTCAAGACGAGCTCAAACGCAAGGATGAGCTCATAATAGATGTGGTTGAGTCAAGGCAAGCTCGCATAAGAGACCAGGTTGAACTCATGGTCAAGCTAGCATCAAAAGAATATGAGCTCAAGAGCACTGAGGCCaggtgtgcagctctggaggcaaacCTGGCTGAGGCTCAGAAAACCTGGTGCAGAAACCTGGAGGCTCTGGAAAAGGACAATTTGgatctgaaggagaaggtgcaCCTTTTGAAAAGTGCGCAGAGCCAGCTTGAGCTTGTGATAACTAAGACTGAGAAAAGGCAAGCTCAAACAAAACAGAGTAACCAAAGTGATTCCATGCCTGAGGTGAATTTAAACAAGGAGCTCCAGAGCACCAAGTATGAGCGTGAGGACACACCTGAAAAATCAGAGGGAAATCAGGAGCTGGCTCAGATTGAGGaaaagtgcagcagtgaggtggagcatcctcaggctggagaagactgcagcagtgaggtggagccgcctaaGGCCAGAGCAcagtgcagcggtgaggtggagccgcctcaggctggagaagactgcagcggtgaggtggagccgcctaaGGCCAGAGCAcagtgcagcggtgaggtggagccgcctcaggctgGAGAAGATTGTCGCGGTGAGGAGGAGCCGCCTCAGACCGGTAAAGATTGCAACtctgaggtggagccgcctaaGGCCAGAGCAcagtgcagcggtgaggtggagctgcctcaggctgGAGAAGATTGCCGTGGTGAGGAAGAGCCACCTCAGGCCGGTAAAGATTGCAACtctgaggtggagccgcctcaggccaGAGCACaatgcagcggtgaggtggagctgcctcagattGAGCAAGAGTGCAGGCCGGAGAAGggtgcagcggtgaggtggagcagccTCATAAAGAAGCAGACTGCCGCAGTGAGGTTGAGCCGTCTCAGACAGAAGCAGACTGCCGCAGTGAGGTTGAGCCGCCTCATGCCAAAGGAGAGTGCAGCAGTGAAGTTGAGCCACTTCAGGACGGTGAAGAGTGCAGCTTCAGGCCAGAGAAGAGTGCAGCTTCTCCGGCCGGCTCAGGCCGAACATGattgcagcagtgaggaggagctgcCTCAGGCTGGAGCAGAGTGCAGCCGTGAGATGGAGCTGCCTCAGACTGAAGCAGAGTGTAGCGTTGAGGTTGAGCCGCCTCAGGCAGCAGAAGAGTGCAGTGGTGAGGTGGAGCGGCCTCATGCCGGCGAAGATCACTGTGCTGTGGTGGAGCGGCCTCAGTCCGGAGAAGggtgcagcggtgaggtggagcaaCCTCAGGCCAGAGATTattgcagcggtgaggtggagctgcctcagattAAGCAAGAGTGCGGGCCGGAGAAGAGTGCAGCAGTAAGGTGGAGCAGCCTCAGGCCTAAGCAGCATGCAGCGGTGAGGCGGACCCACCTCAGGCAGGAgaagagtgcagcagtgaggtggagccgcctcagacCGCAGCCGAGTGCAGCgctgaggtggagccgcctcaggctgGAGCCAACTTCACAGTTGAGGTGGAGCCACCTCAGGCCTAGGCAGCATGCAGCGGTGAGGTTGAGCCACCTCAGGCAGGAGCACAGTGTAGCAGTGAGTAGGAGCTGCCTCGGGCTGAAGCAGAGTGCAGCCGTGAGATGGAGCTGCCTCAGACTGAAGCAGAGTGTAGCGTTGAGGTTGAGCCGCCTCAGGCAGCAGAAGAGTGCAGTGGTGAGGTGGAGCTTTAAGTCGCAGAAGattgcagcggtgaggtggagccgcctcaggcagcagaagagtgcagaggagaggtggagccgcctcaggccgGAGAAGAGTGcggcggtgaggtggagccacCTCAGTCCGAGGGAGgttgcagcggtgaggtggagccgcctcagtcCGAGGGAGGTTGCAGTGGtcaggtggagctgcctcaggccaaACCAGAGTGCAGCCGTGaagtggagctgcctcaggccgaACCGGAGTGCAGCCGTGAAGTGGAGCTCCCTCAGGCTGAAGCAGAGTGCAGCGGTGAGATGGAGCTGCCTCAGAGTGACTAAATGA
- the LOC138411458 gene encoding protein Daple-like isoform X2, with amino-acid sequence MDTVACGPMQVQKEIDDLIKAIAKVQAKLATNYQMIKSSEARCRTLTANMHYKTVKADQCWSRAEALEKNALKEEVEVLKRERSSLQDELKRKDELIIDVVESRQARIRDQVELMVKLASKEYELKSTEARCAALEANLAEAQKTWCRNLEALEKDNLDLKEKVHLLKSAQSQLELVITKTEKRQAQTKQSNQSDSMPEVNLNKELQSTKYEREDTPEKSEGNQELAQIEEKCSSEVEHPQAGEDCSSEVEPPKARAQCSGEVEPPQAGEDCSGEVEPPKARAQCSGEVEPPKARAQCSGEVELPQAGEDCRGEEEPPQAGKDCNSEVEPPQARAQCSGEVELPQIEQECRPEKGAAVRWSSLIKKQTAAVRLSRLRQKQTAAVRLSRLMPKESAAVKLSHFRTVKSAASGQRRVQLLRPAQAEHDCSSEEELPQAGAECSREMELPQTEAECSVEVEPPQAAEECSGEVERPHAGEDHCAVVERPQSGEGCSGEVEQPQARDYCSGEVELPQIKQECGPEKSAAVRWSSLRPKQHAAVRRTHLRQEKSAAVRWSRLRPQPSAALRWSRLRLEPTSQLRWSHLRPRQHAAVRLSHLRQEHSVAVSRSCLGLKQSAAVRWSCLRLKQSVALRLSRLRQQKSAVVRWSFKSQKIAAVRWSRLRQQKSAEERWSRLRPEKSAAVRWSHLSPREVAAVRWSRLSPREVAVVRWSCLRPNQSAAVKWSCLRPNRSAAVKWSSLRLKQSAAVRWSCLRVTK; translated from the exons ATGGACACTGTG gctTGTGGACCAATGCAGGTCCAGAAGGAAATTGATGACCTTATTAAAGCCATAGCTAAGGTTCAGGCCAAGCTGGCTACAAACTACCAGATGATCAAGAGCAGTGAGGCCAGATGTAGAACTCTGACGGCAAATATGCACTACAAGACAGTTAAGGCTGATCAATGCTGGAGCAGGGCAGAGGCTCTGGAAAAAAAtgctctgaaggaggaggtggaagttttaaaaagagagaggagctcGCTTCAAGACGAGCTCAAACGCAAGGATGAGCTCATAATAGATGTGGTTGAGTCAAGGCAAGCTCGCATAAGAGACCAGGTTGAACTCATGGTCAAGCTAGCATCAAAAGAATATGAGCTCAAGAGCACTGAGGCCaggtgtgcagctctggaggcaaacCTGGCTGAGGCTCAGAAAACCTGGTGCAGAAACCTGGAGGCTCTGGAAAAGGACAATTTGgatctgaaggagaaggtgcaCCTTTTGAAAAGTGCGCAGAGCCAGCTTGAGCTTGTGATAACTAAGACTGAGAAAAGGCAAGCTCAAACAAAACAGAGTAACCAAAGTGATTCCATGCCTGAGGTGAATTTAAACAAGGAGCTCCAGAGCACCAAGTATGAGCGTGAGGACACACCTGAAAAATCAGAGGGAAATCAGGAGCTGGCTCAGATTGAGGaaaagtgcagcagtgaggtggagcatcctcaggctggagaagactgcagcagtgaggtggagccgcctaaGGCCAGAGCAcagtgcagcggtgaggtggagccgcctcaggctggagaagactgcagcggtgaggtggagccgcctaaGGCCAGAGCAcagtgcagcggtgag gtggagccgcctaaGGCCAGAGCAcagtgcagcggtgaggtggagctgcctcaggctgGAGAAGATTGCCGTGGTGAGGAAGAGCCACCTCAGGCCGGTAAAGATTGCAACtctgaggtggagccgcctcaggccaGAGCACaatgcagcggtgaggtggagctgcctcagattGAGCAAGAGTGCAGGCCGGAGAAGggtgcagcggtgaggtggagcagccTCATAAAGAAGCAGACTGCCGCAGTGAGGTTGAGCCGTCTCAGACAGAAGCAGACTGCCGCAGTGAGGTTGAGCCGCCTCATGCCAAAGGAGAGTGCAGCAGTGAAGTTGAGCCACTTCAGGACGGTGAAGAGTGCAGCTTCAGGCCAGAGAAGAGTGCAGCTTCTCCGGCCGGCTCAGGCCGAACATGattgcagcagtgaggaggagctgcCTCAGGCTGGAGCAGAGTGCAGCCGTGAGATGGAGCTGCCTCAGACTGAAGCAGAGTGTAGCGTTGAGGTTGAGCCGCCTCAGGCAGCAGAAGAGTGCAGTGGTGAGGTGGAGCGGCCTCATGCCGGCGAAGATCACTGTGCTGTGGTGGAGCGGCCTCAGTCCGGAGAAGggtgcagcggtgaggtggagcaaCCTCAGGCCAGAGATTattgcagcggtgaggtggagctgcctcagattAAGCAAGAGTGCGGGCCGGAGAAGAGTGCAGCAGTAAGGTGGAGCAGCCTCAGGCCTAAGCAGCATGCAGCGGTGAGGCGGACCCACCTCAGGCAGGAgaagagtgcagcagtgaggtggagccgcctcagacCGCAGCCGAGTGCAGCgctgaggtggagccgcctcaggctgGAGCCAACTTCACAGTTGAGGTGGAGCCACCTCAGGCCTAGGCAGCATGCAGCGGTGAGGTTGAGCCACCTCAGGCAGGAGCACAGTGTAGCAGTGAGTAGGAGCTGCCTCGGGCTGAAGCAGAGTGCAGCCGTGAGATGGAGCTGCCTCAGACTGAAGCAGAGTGTAGCGTTGAGGTTGAGCCGCCTCAGGCAGCAGAAGAGTGCAGTGGTGAGGTGGAGCTTTAAGTCGCAGAAGattgcagcggtgaggtggagccgcctcaggcagcagaagagtgcagaggagaggtggagccgcctcaggccgGAGAAGAGTGcggcggtgaggtggagccacCTCAGTCCGAGGGAGgttgcagcggtgaggtggagccgcctcagtcCGAGGGAGGTTGCAGTGGtcaggtggagctgcctcaggccaaACCAGAGTGCAGCCGTGaagtggagctgcctcaggccgaACCGGAGTGCAGCCGTGAAGTGGAGCTCCCTCAGGCTGAAGCAGAGTGCAGCGGTGAGATGGAGCTGCCTCAGAGTGACTAAATGA